CCCTTTTTCAATGCCTTCCTTGAGAATCTTGCTGTTGGTGACGAACAGGTCGTCGCCGACGATCTGGATTTTGTCGCCCAGTTTGTCGGTCATGATCTTCCAGCCAGCCCAGTCGTTTTCAGCCAGGCCATCTTCGATGGAGATGATCGGATAGCGCTCAACGAGGTCAGCGTAGAATGCCACGGTCTCTTCAGCGGTTTTGAGGGCTTGCTCTTCATTGGCGAAGTTGTACTTGCCGTCGCTGTAGATTTCCGATGCAGCGACGTCCAGAGCGAGGAGGATCTCTTCGCCGGCCTTGTAACCAGCAGCTTCGATCGCTTCCATGATCACTTGCAGTGCTTCTTCGTTGCTGCCGAGGTTGGGAGCAAAACCACCTTCATCACCAACCGCGGTGTTGTAGCCTTTGTCCTTGAGCACTTTTTTCAAGGCGTGGAAGATCTCGGCACCCATGCGCAGCGCTTCTTTGAAAGAAGGGGCGCCAGCGGGCATGATCATGAATTCCTGGATGTCGACGTTGTTGTCGGCATGGGCACCGCCGTTGAGGATGTTCATCATCGGCAGCGGCAGTTCCTTGGCGTTGGGACCGCCGAGGTACTGATAGTAGGGCAGACCGGATTCTTCGGCTGCAGCGCGGGAGCAGGCCAGAGACACGCCGAGCAGGGCGTTGGCGCCGAGGTTGCTCTTGGTCTCGGTGCCGTCCAGTTCGAGCAGTTTGGCATCGATACCGGCCTGGTCGGTCACTTCCCAGCCGATCAGGGCATCACAGATTTTCTCGTTGACATTGTCAACGGCTTTTTGCACCCCTTTGCCGAGATAGCGGGA
This region of uncultured Desulfuromonas sp. genomic DNA includes:
- the eno gene encoding phosphopyruvate hydratase, encoding MGEIMDIYAREILDSRGNPTIEVDVLLESGVLGRSAVPSGASTGEREALELRDGDTSRYLGKGVQKAVDNVNEKICDALIGWEVTDQAGIDAKLLELDGTETKSNLGANALLGVSLACSRAAAEESGLPYYQYLGGPNAKELPLPMMNILNGGAHADNNVDIQEFMIMPAGAPSFKEALRMGAEIFHALKKVLKDKGYNTAVGDEGGFAPNLGSNEEALQVIMEAIEAAGYKAGEEILLALDVAASEIYSDGKYNFANEEQALKTAEETVAFYADLVERYPIISIEDGLAENDWAGWKIMTDKLGDKIQIVGDDLFVTNSKILKEGIEKGIANSILIKVNQIGTLTETLEAIEMAKRAGYTCVISHRSGETEDSTIADLAVATNAGQIKTGSLCRTDRICKYNQLLRIEDELEGVSIFNGKDVFYNL